In Sphaeramia orbicularis chromosome 7, fSphaOr1.1, whole genome shotgun sequence, one genomic interval encodes:
- the LOC115422797 gene encoding protein FAM110A, protein MPVETLRPTDGRLAGVPFTSAMPFRILNKGPDYFRRQAEPGARKLSAVERLEADKAKYVKSQQVALNRQAPVKPPIIRKPLVPPGMMLQCQISTPARKVPRCPADVENAGGREGPAGRRGPALNLDILNNLINDVCDGPLPSSQSSSSTSPSSSSPSSGAKSIGSSLSVEQERSNRILNNLKPLNHGTTNSSSTSSCTSSPLNNLRTPMAELSRRPPPIPARAPRIGVPAPYSSPNSVTVRRVDVRPQADVRKPQRPQLQPQLRSRQTAQGQVAHPQVPPPPPPPAQNQPLPHSQHKSPSQPLPSPPAYPPQSPMLVRAGMIPPASPAFTRLSNASSKGSTRKHPSLHRSKSDLSDRYSRATADLERFFNYCGLDPEEVEGMGGVERFTRANSDIVSVSKLRSVSTPSSECGDEADRGRDDGGDEDDEDGPARANERVPYGISVIERNARVIKWLYGIRQARDTSNAVSNV, encoded by the coding sequence ATGCCGGTGGAGACCCTGCGGCCAACAGACGGCCGCCTGGCCGGGGTTCCCTTCACCTCTGCCATGCCCTTCAGGATACTCAACAAAGGTCCAGACTACTTCCGCCGTCAGGCAGAGCCCGGGGCCCGTAAACTGAGCGCTGTGGAACGCTTGGAGGCTGACAAAGCCAAGTATGTTAAGAGCCAGCAGGTAGCGCTCAACCGGCAGGCTCCTGTCAAACCACCGATCATCCGGAAGCCCCTGGTTCCTCCAGGGATGATGCTTCAGTGCCAGATCAGCACTCCAGCCCGCAAAGTTCCCCGCTGCCCAGCTGATGTGGAGAACGCAGGAGGGAGAGAGGGTCCAGCAGGGAGAAGAGGACCTGCTCTTAACTTGGATATTCTGAATAATCTCATTAATGATGTATGTGATGGACCATTGCCCTCTTCCCagtcctcttcctccacctcccccTCATCATCCTCTCCCTCGTCTGGAGCTAAGAGCATCGGCAGCAGCCTGTCAGTAGAACAGGAGAGGAGCAACAGAATCCTCAACAACCTCAAACCTTTGAACCACGGGACCACCAACTCCTCATCCACCTCCTCATGTACGTCATCTCCTCTCAACAACCTTAGGACACCAATGGCAGAACTGAGCCGTCGCCCACCCCCTATTCCTGCACGTGCACCCCGCATTGGGGTCCCAGCACCCTACAGCTCCCCTAATTCAGTGACAGTGCGCAGAGTGGACGTTCGGCCTCAGGCTGATGTAAGGAAACCACAGAGGCCCCAGCTGCAGCCCCAGCTCAGGTCACGACAGACTGCACAGGGTCAGGTAGCACACCCCCAGGTCCCACCGCCGCCTCCCCCACCCGCCCAAAACCAACCCCTGCCTCATTCACAGCACAAATCCCCCTCGCAGCCTCTGCCCTCTCCCCCTGCTTACCCACCACAGAGTCCAATGTTGGTGCGAGCAGGCATGATCCCCCCGGCGTCCCCTGCTTTCACCCGCCTATCAAACGCCAGCTCCAAGGGTTCCACCCGCAAACATCCTTCCCTGCACCGCTCCAAGTCGGACCTGAGCGACCGCTACTCCCGCGCCACGGCGGATCTTGAGCGCTTTTTCAACTACTGCGGGCTGGACCCGGAGGAGGTGGAAGGCATGGGTGGAGTGGAACGTTTCACAAGGGCAAACTCGGACATAGTATCGGTCTCAAAGCTCCGCAGCGTCAGCACGCCCAGCTCAGAGTGCGGGGATGAGGCTGATCGTGGACGGGATGATGGCGgagatgaagacgatgaagatggaCCAGCTAGAGCCAACGAACGGGTCCCTTATGGCATCTCCGTCATCGAGAGGAACGCTCGCGTCATAAAGTGGCTATACGGTATCCGACAGGCACGGGACACTAGTAACGCTGTCTCTAATGTATAG